From one Stigmatopora nigra isolate UIUO_SnigA chromosome 8, RoL_Snig_1.1, whole genome shotgun sequence genomic stretch:
- the LOC144200288 gene encoding high mobility group protein B1-like translates to MGKDPKKPRGKMSSYAYFVQTCREEHKKKHPDASVNFAEFSKKCSERWKTMSPKEKGKFEDMAKQDKVRYEAEMKNYIPPKGQKMKRFKDPNAPKRPPSAFFLFCADFRPKVKGEHPGLSIGDTAKKLGEMWNGLSSEDKQPYEKKASKLKEKYDKDIVAYRTKGKVDSGSAAVAAAAAVAVVADDDDEEEDEEEDEDDEDEEEDDE, encoded by the exons ATGGGGAAGGATCCGAAAAAGCCCCGAGGCAAGATGTCCTCCTACGCTTACTTTGTGCAAACGTGCCGAGAGGAGCACAAGAAAAAGCATCCCGACGCCAGCGTCAACTTTGCCGAGTTTTCCAAGAAATGCTCCGAGCGATGGAAG ACCATGTCCCCCAAGGAGAAGGGCAAATTCGAAGACATGGCCAAGCAGGACAAGGTGCGCTACGAGGCCGAGATGAAGAACTACATCCCGCCCAAGGGCCAGAAAATGAAGCGCTTCAAGGACCCTAACGCTCCCAAGAGACCCCC GTCGGCGTTCTTCCTGTTCTGCGCCGATTTCCGGCCCAAGGTGAAGGGCGAGCACCCCGGTCTGTCCATCGGCGACACGGCCAAGAAGCTGGGCGAGATGTGGAACGGCTTGTCCTCGGAGGACAAGCAGCCCTACGAGAAGAAGGCCTCCAAGCTCAAGGAGAAGTACGACAAG GACATCGTGGCCTATCGCACCAAGGGCAAAGTGGATTCCGGCTCGgccgcggtggcggcggcggcggcggtggcggtggtggccgacgacgacgacgaagaggaagacgaggaggaggacgaggacgacgaagacgaggaagaggacgaCGAGTAG